A genomic region of Glycine max cultivar Williams 82 chromosome 15, Glycine_max_v4.0, whole genome shotgun sequence contains the following coding sequences:
- the LOC100787646 gene encoding SART-1 family protein DOT2 isoform X1, with translation MEGGTVVLTIKDQPILANGDVNEDVDMLENIEIGEQKRRDEAYKAAKKKKTGIYDDKFNDDLSTEKKMLPQYDDPVAEEGLTLDEKGRFSGEAEKKIEELRRRLTGVSTNTFEDLTASGKVSSDYYTHEEMLKFKKPKKKKSLRKKYKLDINALEVETVSSGLSVSDLGSRKDVRRQAIKDEQERLEAEMRSNAYQSAYAKADEASKLLRLEQTLNVKTEEDETPVFVDDDEDLRKSLEKARRLALKKEGEGASCPQAIALLATSNHNNETDDQNPTAGESRENKVVFTEMEEFVWSLHIDEEARKPESEDVFMHDDEEANVPDEEKSNEAGGWTGVQETNEDEQRNTENKEEIK, from the exons ATGGAAGGTGGAACAGTAGTTCTAACTATTAAAGATCAGCCCATACTTGCCAATGGTGATGTTAATGAAG ATGTTGACATGCTTGAGAACATTGAAATTGGAGAACAGAAACGACGAGATGAAGCTTATAaagctgcaaaaaaaaaaaaaactggcaTATATGATGATAA gttcaATGATGACCTCTCCACGGAGAAGAAAATGCTTCCCCAGTATGATGATCCAGTTGCAGAAGAG GGTTTAACTTTGGATGAAAAGGGACGATTCTCAGGTGAAGCTGAGAAGAAAATTGAAGAG CTGCGAAGAAGGTTAACGGGTGTGTCCACGAATACCTTTGAAGATCTAACTGCATCTGGAAAGGTATCATCAGATTACTATACTCATGAAGAAATGCTAAAATTTAAGAAACCcaagaagaaaaaatctttGCGGAAGAAATATAAGCTGGACATCAATGCCCTTGAAGTTGAAACTGTCTCTTCAGGATTGAGTGTCAGTGACCTTGGTTCTCGGAAAGATGTAAGGAGACAAGCCATCAAAGATGAGCAAGAAAGATTGGAGGCTGAGATGAGAAGTAATGCTTACCAGTCTGCTTATGCTAAAGCAGACGAAGCCTCCAAATTGCTGCGTCTGGAACAAACTCTCAATGTTAAAACAGAGGAAGATGAAACTCCAGTTTTTGTAGATGATGATGAGGATCTTCGTAAGTCCTTAGAGAAAGCAAGAAGATTAGCTCTTAAAAAGGAGGGAGAAGGGGCATCTTGTCCTCAAGCTATTGCATTGCTTGCCACCTCAAATCATAATAATGAGACTGATGATCAAAACCCTACAGCTGGAGAGTCACGAGAAAACAAGGTGGTCTTCACAGAGATGGAAGAATTTGTCTGGAGTCTCCACATTGATGAag AAGCACGTAAACCAGAAAGTGAAGATGTTTTCATGCATGATGATGAAGAGGCTAATGTTCCTGATGAAGAAAAGAGTAATGAAGCTGGTGGATGGACTGGAGTTCAAGAAACTAATGAAGATGAACAACGCAATACAGAAAACAAAGAGGAAATTAAATAG
- the LOC100787646 gene encoding SART-1 family protein DOT2 isoform X2, translated as MVMLMKMLTCLRTLKLENRNDEMKLIKLQKKKKLAYMMIICALNFRFNDDLSTEKKMLPQYDDPVAEEGLTLDEKGRFSGEAEKKIEELRRRLTGVSTNTFEDLTASGKVSSDYYTHEEMLKFKKPKKKKSLRKKYKLDINALEVETVSSGLSVSDLGSRKDVRRQAIKDEQERLEAEMRSNAYQSAYAKADEASKLLRLEQTLNVKTEEDETPVFVDDDEDLRKSLEKARRLALKKEGEGASCPQAIALLATSNHNNETDDQNPTAGESRENKVVFTEMEEFVWSLHIDEEARKPESEDVFMHDDEEANVPDEEKSNEAGGWTGVQETNEDEQRNTENKEEIK; from the exons ATGGTGATGTTAATGAAG ATGTTGACATGCTTGAGAACATTGAAATTGGAGAACAGAAACGACGAGATGAAGCTTATAaagctgcaaaaaaaaaaaaaactggcaTATATGATGATAA TTTGtgctctcaatttcaggttcaATGATGACCTCTCCACGGAGAAGAAAATGCTTCCCCAGTATGATGATCCAGTTGCAGAAGAG GGTTTAACTTTGGATGAAAAGGGACGATTCTCAGGTGAAGCTGAGAAGAAAATTGAAGAG CTGCGAAGAAGGTTAACGGGTGTGTCCACGAATACCTTTGAAGATCTAACTGCATCTGGAAAGGTATCATCAGATTACTATACTCATGAAGAAATGCTAAAATTTAAGAAACCcaagaagaaaaaatctttGCGGAAGAAATATAAGCTGGACATCAATGCCCTTGAAGTTGAAACTGTCTCTTCAGGATTGAGTGTCAGTGACCTTGGTTCTCGGAAAGATGTAAGGAGACAAGCCATCAAAGATGAGCAAGAAAGATTGGAGGCTGAGATGAGAAGTAATGCTTACCAGTCTGCTTATGCTAAAGCAGACGAAGCCTCCAAATTGCTGCGTCTGGAACAAACTCTCAATGTTAAAACAGAGGAAGATGAAACTCCAGTTTTTGTAGATGATGATGAGGATCTTCGTAAGTCCTTAGAGAAAGCAAGAAGATTAGCTCTTAAAAAGGAGGGAGAAGGGGCATCTTGTCCTCAAGCTATTGCATTGCTTGCCACCTCAAATCATAATAATGAGACTGATGATCAAAACCCTACAGCTGGAGAGTCACGAGAAAACAAGGTGGTCTTCACAGAGATGGAAGAATTTGTCTGGAGTCTCCACATTGATGAag AAGCACGTAAACCAGAAAGTGAAGATGTTTTCATGCATGATGATGAAGAGGCTAATGTTCCTGATGAAGAAAAGAGTAATGAAGCTGGTGGATGGACTGGAGTTCAAGAAACTAATGAAGATGAACAACGCAATACAGAAAACAAAGAGGAAATTAAATAG